From one Mya arenaria isolate MELC-2E11 chromosome 4, ASM2691426v1 genomic stretch:
- the LOC128232321 gene encoding GPI mannosyltransferase 2-like, translated as MAAPMNNKHILLKKIAFFAISCRLATMIIQVVSNILLPDHDADAFKPPYDINEGNLLDSIIQSLFGGLRRWDGVYFLHIAEHGYTYENTLAFFPLFPTFVRLTANSVLLPLQFLVQYSSVLLVSAVLVNVTVFVRTAEVLFSLGSEVLKNDAIAYKAALLFCITPASIFMTAPYSECLYSFLTFSGLLELHQNRKTMAAVYFGLSFVTRSNGALNMFFLLYVLGKSVLKEIRNLSRAAMMNWQVSLAIPWIFFTTTVIPYLFLVVICVIPFLGYQLYCFKLYCIGAYKLDIAEHIVAYGRENGLKIQGDEPSSWCQDKLPLAYSYIQSHYWDQGFLQYWEWKQTPNFLLATPATLLVLSLAWKFWKNNKYVCVTLGLDEDGAAKKEADPGPHFRLVGVALLPHVVQSLALTVFAWACIHIQVLTRMVFSSCPVLYWYSAHLISPGEAIQKQFNRYDITSPDCPQVERDENLHETWRNKVISQLTAFQQQDLNTRIVTTYFVSYCLIGTVAFSNFLPWT; from the exons ATGGCAGCGcccatgaataacaaacatattttactaaAGAAGATTGCATTCTTTGCCATTTCATGCAGATTAGCAACTATGATTATTCAG gTGGTTAGCAACATTCTCCTTCCAGACCATGATGCAGATGCATTCAAACCTCCGTATGACATCAATGAAGGAAACCTTCTGGACAGCATCATACAGTCACTGTTTGGAGGACTGAGAAGATGGGATGGGGTTTACTTTCTTCACATAGCTGAACATGGCTACACCTACGAGAATACCTTAGCATTCTTTCCTCTGTTTCCAACATTTGTGAGATTGACGGCGAACTCTGTTTTGCTTCCTTTACAGTTCCTTGTACAATATTCAAGTGTGCTTCTTGTATCAGCAGTATTAGTGAATGTGACAGTGTTTGTCAGAACTGCTGAGGTTTTGTTCTCTCTTGGAAGTGAAGTTCTTAAAAATGATGCTATAGCATACAAAGCTGCTCTGTTATTCTGTATTACACCAGCCTCGATATTCATGACAGCTCCATACTCCGAATGTCTTTACTCATTTCTGACATTCTCAGGATTACTAGAATTACATCAAAATAGGAAGACAATGGCAGCTGTGTATTTTGGATTGAGTTTTGTAACACGGTCGAATGGagctttaaacatgtttttcctCCTTTATGTGCTTGGTAAATCAGTCTTAAAGGAAATCAGAAATTTGTCCAGAGCAGCCATGATGAACTGGCAAGTAAGTTTGGCAATACCATGGATCTTTTTCACCACAACTGTTATACCATATTTGTTCCTTGTTGTTATTTGTGTGATTCCATTCCTGGGCTACCAGCTATACTGCTTCAAGCTTTATTGTATTGGAGCTTACAAGCTGGATATTGCTGAGCATATTGTGGCATATGGGAGAGAAAATGGTCTGAAAATTCAAGGAGATGAACCTTCATCATGGTGCCAGGATAAATTGCCTTTAGCTTATAg CTACATTCAGAGCCACTATTGGGACCAGGGTTTCCTCCAGTACTGGGAGTGGAAACAGACGCCCAACTTCCTTCTCGCCACCCCCGCCACCCTGCTGGTACTCAGCCTTGCATGGAAGTTCTGGAAAAACAATAA gtatgtttgtgttacccTGGGCCTTGATGAGGATGGTGCAGCCAAGAAGGAGGCAGATCCTGGTCCCCACTTTAGACTGGTGGGCGTGGCCCTGCTACCTCATGTTGTACAGTCACTGGCACTTACTGTATTTGCATGGGCCTGTATCCACATACAG gTTCTGACAAGGATGGTGTTTTCTTCCTGCCCAGTCCTGTACTGGTACAGTGCCCATCTCATTTCACCAGGGGAGGCAATCCAGAAACAGTTCAACAGATATGATATTACCTCCCCTGATTGTCCACAAGTGGAAAGAGATGAAAACTTGCATGAAACGTGGAGAAATAAAGTGATATCACAATTGACTGCATTTCAACAGCAGGATTTAAATACTAGAATTGTAACCACATACTTTGTATCATATTGTTTAATTGGTACAGTTGCTTTTTCAAACTTTCTACCATGGACATAa
- the LOC128232074 gene encoding BET1-like protein isoform X2, whose protein sequence is MADWGNRRNGTGRTEEMLDTENQARVEGLAGKISRLKGIALDIETETKSQNMYMDDHMSGEFDSSQGLLTGSMNRINSMVNSGRGNRKVMCYIIAGLVILFFISYYLVTKVTGG, encoded by the exons GTAGAACAGAGGAGATGCTGGACACTGAGAACCAGGCCAGAGTTGAGGGACTGGCTGGGAAAATATCCAGGCTGAAAGGG ATTGCGTTGGATATTgaaacagaaacaaagagtcaaaatatgtatatggaTGATCACATG AGCGGAGAATTTGACAGCAGCCAGGGCCTGCTGACGGGAAGCATGAACCGTATCAACAGCATGGTTAACTCTGGCAGGGGAAACAGGAAAGTCATGTGCTACATCATTGCTGGACTTGTTATTCTCTTCTTCATATCTTACTATCTAGTGACAAAAGTGACAGGTGGATGA